From Shewanella psychrophila, a single genomic window includes:
- a CDS encoding hotdog family protein, with product MSPKHMSPQVLSQMAIADVIPHRDPMILIDRLISHETDSLLTQVDIDELSPYFDTELNGVPNYVGIEYMAQSIAALAGVEAKSRGDIIRVGFLLGTRKLQMHIPHYQLGKSYQTRVTRLYQEESGLAVFDCQIFHQETLVATANVNVFQPQDIKNYISESKQEDQK from the coding sequence ATGAGCCCGAAACACATGTCCCCCCAAGTACTATCTCAAATGGCGATTGCCGATGTGATCCCCCATAGAGATCCTATGATCTTGATCGATCGCCTCATCAGCCACGAAACCGACAGCCTGTTGACCCAAGTGGATATCGATGAGCTCAGTCCTTATTTCGATACAGAACTCAACGGGGTACCAAATTACGTAGGTATCGAATATATGGCTCAAAGCATTGCAGCCCTAGCCGGAGTGGAAGCTAAATCCCGTGGCGATATTATCCGCGTCGGTTTCTTGCTTGGCACACGTAAGCTTCAGATGCACATACCACACTACCAACTAGGGAAGAGTTACCAGACTCGAGTCACAAGACTGTATCAAGAAGAGTCTGGGCTGGCGGTGTTCGATTGTCAGATATTTCATCAAGAAACCTTAGTCGCTACAGCGAATGTGAATGTATTTCAGCCTCAGGATATTAAAAATTATATATCTGAGAGCAAGCAGGAAGATCAAAAATGA
- a CDS encoding NAD(P)/FAD-dependent oxidoreductase: MQAPHSNPGIPANYDVAIIGAGPSGSIAASLLHQQGKRVIVIEKQDFPRFSIGESLLPACMRVIEEANMLEAVNEAGFQFKSGAAFSSKGKYTNFDFTDKFSDGPGTTFQVERASFDKLLADTAESQGVEIRFGESVQDIDLTQDPILTIKNREGEVYCIQAKYLLDASGFGRVLPKLLDLEKPSCLPSRTAVFTHIQDNIDPVALENIHFDRNKILISVHPENKDIWYWLIPLSDSRCSLGVVAEPHLLGDAQADLQTVLMGMIKQEPNLHRLLANAEVVRECSLLKGYSANVTTLATDKFALLGNAGEFLDPVFSSGVTIAMQSASMAAKCVVRQLNGEELDWDIEYATPLMRGVDTFRTYVEAWYDGRFQEVIFFDAPDNKIKQMICSILAGYAWDETNPFVSESERRLNMIVELCR, encoded by the coding sequence ATGCAAGCACCCCATTCAAACCCAGGCATACCAGCAAATTACGACGTTGCGATTATCGGTGCCGGTCCATCGGGTAGCATTGCCGCCAGTCTGCTCCACCAGCAAGGAAAGCGAGTCATAGTCATAGAAAAACAAGATTTCCCTCGCTTCTCTATTGGTGAAAGCCTATTACCAGCCTGCATGAGAGTCATAGAAGAAGCCAACATGCTAGAAGCAGTTAACGAGGCTGGTTTTCAGTTTAAAAGTGGTGCCGCATTCAGCTCTAAAGGAAAATATACCAACTTCGATTTCACCGATAAATTTTCCGATGGCCCTGGTACTACGTTTCAAGTAGAGCGTGCTAGTTTCGATAAATTATTGGCAGATACGGCGGAGTCCCAAGGGGTAGAGATCCGTTTCGGTGAATCGGTTCAAGACATAGATCTGACTCAAGACCCAATACTAACGATCAAAAATCGGGAAGGCGAAGTCTATTGCATTCAGGCCAAATACCTCCTAGATGCCAGTGGATTTGGCCGAGTGCTACCTAAACTACTGGATCTGGAGAAACCCTCTTGTCTACCAAGCCGCACTGCGGTGTTTACCCACATTCAAGATAATATAGACCCAGTTGCTCTGGAGAATATCCATTTCGATCGTAATAAAATTCTCATCAGTGTTCATCCAGAAAATAAAGATATCTGGTACTGGTTGATCCCTTTAAGTGACAGCAGGTGTTCATTAGGCGTTGTAGCCGAGCCACATCTCTTGGGGGATGCCCAAGCAGATCTCCAGACAGTGCTCATGGGGATGATAAAACAGGAACCTAACTTACACAGACTCTTGGCCAATGCCGAGGTAGTAAGGGAATGCTCACTGCTCAAGGGATATTCCGCTAATGTCACCACCCTTGCCACCGACAAATTTGCCTTATTAGGCAATGCCGGAGAGTTTCTAGACCCCGTTTTTTCTTCTGGGGTAACTATCGCTATGCAATCAGCCTCAATGGCGGCTAAATGTGTCGTCAGACAACTCAATGGTGAAGAACTTGACTGGGATATCGAATATGCAACCCCCCTCATGCGCGGCGTCGATACCTTTAGAACCTATGTCGAAGCTTGGTATGATGGCCGCTTTCAGGAGGTCATATTTTTCGACGCTCCCGATAATAAGATCAAGCAGATGATCTGCTCCATCTTAGCCGGATACGCCTGGGATGAGACCAACCCCTTCGTGAGTGAATCTGAGCGCCGCTTAAACATGATTGTCGAATTATGCAGATAA
- a CDS encoding 3-ketoacyl-ACP reductase FabG2 gives MNNENRRVLITGSSRGIGKAIALQLAEAGFDIALHFHSNVEAAEQTKRELSALGVSVSCLQFDIAHREQVKAAITADIEQHGAYYGVILNAGINCDTAFPAMTENEWDKVVHTNLDGFYNVIHPTIMPMIQTRQGGRIITMASVSGIAGNRGQVNYSASKAGIIGATKALSLEVAKRKITVNCIAPGLIETDMVADFPKDMVKDIVPMRRMGKPAEIAGLAKFLMSEDAGYITRQVISVNGGMI, from the coding sequence ATGAACAACGAAAACAGAAGAGTACTGATCACCGGTTCTAGTCGCGGCATAGGTAAAGCTATTGCCTTACAGTTGGCTGAAGCCGGATTCGATATCGCCCTGCACTTTCACAGCAATGTTGAAGCGGCCGAGCAAACTAAGCGCGAGCTTAGTGCTCTGGGGGTCTCAGTTTCTTGCCTGCAGTTTGATATCGCCCATCGCGAGCAAGTCAAAGCCGCCATCACAGCCGATATCGAGCAACATGGCGCCTATTATGGCGTAATACTCAATGCGGGGATCAATTGCGATACCGCATTTCCTGCCATGACTGAAAATGAATGGGATAAGGTAGTACATACCAACTTAGATGGTTTCTACAATGTGATTCATCCTACCATAATGCCGATGATCCAAACCCGACAAGGCGGCCGAATCATCACTATGGCGTCTGTATCTGGTATCGCAGGTAACAGAGGTCAGGTCAATTACAGCGCCTCTAAAGCTGGCATTATAGGCGCGACTAAGGCTCTGTCTCTTGAGGTGGCTAAACGTAAGATCACCGTAAACTGCATAGCTCCAGGGCTCATAGAGACAGATATGGTGGCAGATTTCCCCAAAGATATGGTCAAGGATATCGTGCCGATGCGACGCATGGGAAAACCTGCTGAAATCGCTGGATTAGCTAAGTTTTTGATGTCTGAGGACGCTGGCTACATCACCAGGCAAGTTATCTCGGTCAACGGAGGCATGATCTAA
- a CDS encoding DUF3261 domain-containing protein yields MNSLTLLTSLKHKLKTVIAMSAIIPLAFILSACSQTFQRQTCVALAKEVNYCLAPIPLDETNQTWVRSATQKAGIKVDAAQHELMTQVEIDANELTLVGLAPLGQALFTLIYDGNTLTSEQSVLLGGEFKAEYLLALIQLIYWPEDTVNTHLQGAKLTSSDCGASRCRKIYAIGSNPSINVNTRTQNDSIVNIEYSHDDPWQAEIDLKIPQAKFELTLTPI; encoded by the coding sequence ATGAATTCATTGACCTTGCTTACAAGCCTTAAACACAAACTAAAGACTGTGATAGCCATGAGTGCCATTATCCCCTTGGCATTTATCTTGTCTGCCTGCAGTCAGACTTTTCAGAGACAAACTTGTGTCGCACTGGCCAAAGAGGTGAATTATTGTCTAGCGCCTATTCCCTTAGACGAGACAAACCAGACCTGGGTACGCTCTGCAACACAAAAAGCTGGCATTAAGGTCGACGCAGCGCAACATGAGCTGATGACACAAGTGGAGATTGATGCCAATGAACTTACCTTAGTCGGACTAGCTCCCTTGGGTCAGGCACTATTTACCTTGATCTATGACGGTAATACACTCACCAGTGAGCAGAGTGTTTTATTGGGGGGCGAGTTCAAGGCCGAGTATTTGCTTGCTCTTATTCAGTTGATATATTGGCCCGAAGACACTGTAAATACTCATTTACAAGGGGCTAAACTAACCTCAAGTGATTGTGGTGCGTCTAGGTGCAGAAAAATATATGCTATTGGTTCCAACCCGAGCATAAATGTAAACACGAGGACTCAGAATGACAGTATTGTGAATATCGAGTACAGTCATGATGACCCGTGGCAGGCAGAAATAGATCTGAAGATACCGCAAGCTAAATTTGAGTTAACACTCACACCAATTTAG
- a CDS encoding beta-ketoacyl-ACP synthase: MSRRVVITGIGGISCLGQDWPTIARNLKAQKNCVVRFDEWDRYDGLNTRLAAPVTDFEKPAHYSRKKIRSMGRVSLMATRASELALIDANLLDDPVVSSGAMGVAYGSSTGSTDPLIAFGDMLRDGDMSGITATSYIRMMAHTTAVNVGVFFGLKGRVHTTSSACTSGSQGIGYAYEAIKYAQQDLMLAGGGEELCATEAVVFDTLFATSTKNDSPKFSPSPFDKQRDGLVIGEGACTLVLEELEHAQSRGAKIYAEIVGFGTNSDGLHVTQPNAMTMETAIRHALKNAQLPPDAIGYVNAHGTATDRGDIAETQATSSVFGPNMPISSLKSYTGHTLGACGALEAWVSIEMMNEGWFAPTLNLTEIDPDCGELDYIKDEIRQIETNYVMSNNFAFGGINTSLIFKRWNTK; encoded by the coding sequence ATGTCCAGACGTGTAGTGATCACTGGCATAGGTGGGATATCCTGCCTAGGCCAAGACTGGCCTACTATCGCCAGAAATTTAAAAGCCCAGAAAAACTGCGTGGTTCGCTTCGATGAATGGGACAGATATGATGGTCTCAACACCCGATTAGCGGCTCCAGTGACAGATTTCGAGAAACCAGCACACTACTCGCGTAAGAAGATTCGCTCCATGGGACGCGTCTCTTTAATGGCAACTAGAGCCAGTGAACTCGCCCTTATAGATGCAAACTTACTCGATGACCCGGTTGTTAGCTCCGGCGCCATGGGGGTAGCCTATGGTTCATCTACAGGCAGTACAGATCCTCTCATAGCTTTCGGCGATATGCTCAGGGATGGTGACATGTCAGGCATCACCGCCACCAGCTACATTCGCATGATGGCCCATACTACTGCTGTCAACGTGGGAGTATTCTTCGGGCTCAAAGGCCGGGTGCACACCACCAGCAGCGCTTGCACCTCAGGTAGCCAGGGCATAGGTTATGCCTATGAAGCAATAAAGTATGCCCAGCAAGACCTGATGCTCGCCGGCGGTGGCGAAGAGCTATGTGCCACCGAAGCCGTCGTCTTCGATACTCTGTTTGCCACCAGTACCAAGAATGACTCTCCTAAGTTTAGTCCTAGCCCCTTCGATAAGCAGCGTGATGGCCTAGTGATAGGTGAAGGTGCCTGTACCTTAGTGCTCGAAGAGCTAGAACATGCTCAGTCAAGAGGCGCTAAAATATATGCAGAGATCGTAGGCTTCGGTACTAATTCTGATGGCCTACATGTGACTCAGCCCAATGCGATGACCATGGAAACCGCCATCAGACACGCCTTGAAAAATGCCCAATTACCGCCTGATGCCATCGGCTATGTCAACGCCCACGGTACTGCGACAGATAGAGGTGATATCGCAGAGACTCAGGCCACCAGCTCAGTATTCGGCCCTAATATGCCAATCTCATCTCTCAAGAGCTACACCGGCCATACCTTAGGTGCTTGCGGTGCACTAGAGGCTTGGGTGAGCATTGAAATGATGAATGAAGGCTGGTTCGCTCCCACATTAAATTTGACCGAAATCGATCCCGATTGTGGTGAGCTGGACTATATCAAAGACGAGATCCGCCAAATAGAGACTAATTATGTCATGAGTAATAACTTCGCCTTCGGCGGAATTAACACTTCATTGATA
- a CDS encoding beta-ketoacyl-[acyl-carrier-protein] synthase family protein, which produces MTKIAISHLGLCTPLGKTAETVLSRLSRGDIGAMKTRTDLIPDAETLVGEVTFSLPMIPEHLASYDCRNNRLLLCAAEQITNRVTQAIADWGPQRIGIVIGTSTSGIGEGEEALKIRSQTHAFPEKYLYSQQELGNSSDFLRHYFNISGPCYTVSTACSSSAKVFASARRLLQADLCDLVIVGGGDSLCKLTLNGFSSLESVSKGHCLPFSTNRDGINIGEGAALFTLEKLTADDSCSVILAGIGESSDAHHISAPHPEGRGAIAAIQAALEDANLSAEDIDYINLHGTATRKNDAMESRAIKQIFGSTPPPCSSTKPITGHTLGAAGAIEAAFCYLLVSQENSRQTLPPQIWDGVQDPQDPSLPLVSQGQTAEVNFLMSNSFAFGGSNASLILARNQRGEDR; this is translated from the coding sequence ATGACTAAAATAGCCATCTCACACTTAGGCTTGTGTACGCCTCTGGGCAAGACTGCTGAAACCGTACTATCCCGACTCTCGAGGGGAGATATCGGCGCGATGAAGACTCGAACAGATCTCATCCCCGATGCCGAGACCTTAGTAGGAGAAGTCACGTTCAGCCTGCCTATGATACCCGAACATTTGGCCAGCTATGACTGCCGCAACAATCGGCTACTCCTGTGTGCAGCAGAGCAGATTACCAACAGAGTAACCCAAGCAATAGCAGACTGGGGCCCTCAAAGAATAGGGATTGTCATAGGCACCAGTACATCCGGGATCGGAGAAGGTGAAGAAGCCCTAAAGATAAGATCACAAACTCACGCATTTCCTGAAAAATATCTATACTCCCAGCAAGAGTTAGGCAACAGCAGTGACTTTTTACGTCACTATTTCAACATTTCCGGCCCTTGTTACACAGTATCCACCGCCTGTTCATCCAGCGCTAAAGTCTTTGCCAGTGCAAGACGCCTACTGCAAGCCGACCTGTGCGATCTGGTGATCGTCGGCGGTGGCGACAGCCTATGCAAATTGACACTGAATGGCTTTAGCTCTCTGGAATCTGTCTCTAAAGGTCATTGCCTGCCCTTCAGTACAAACCGCGATGGCATCAACATAGGTGAAGGCGCAGCCCTTTTTACTCTGGAAAAGCTAACCGCTGACGACAGCTGCAGCGTGATCTTAGCAGGTATTGGCGAGTCCAGTGACGCCCACCATATCTCGGCACCGCACCCCGAGGGGCGTGGCGCCATAGCGGCCATTCAAGCTGCGCTGGAAGATGCCAATCTATCAGCAGAAGACATAGACTACATCAACCTACATGGCACGGCGACACGGAAAAATGATGCCATGGAGAGCAGAGCCATTAAGCAGATATTCGGCTCGACACCTCCGCCTTGTAGCTCCACCAAGCCAATTACTGGCCATACCTTAGGTGCCGCTGGCGCCATAGAGGCAGCATTTTGTTATCTGCTAGTGAGTCAGGAAAATAGCCGACAAACCTTGCCACCTCAGATATGGGACGGCGTCCAAGATCCACAAGATCCCTCGCTTCCCTTAGTCAGCCAAGGCCAGACTGCTGAAGTTAACTTTTTGATGAGCAACTCCTTCGCCTTCGGTGGGAGTAATGCCAGCCTCATACTCGCCAGAAATCAGCGAGGGGAAGATAGATAA